A window of Gouania willdenowi chromosome 12, fGouWil2.1, whole genome shotgun sequence contains these coding sequences:
- the exosc2 gene encoding exosome complex component RRP4, translating into MAADMRLPTLRKTVALSESTSDRKNLVVPGDVITSDTGFMRGHGTYVDEDKLTASVAGEVQRVDKLICVRPLKTRFNGEVGDVVVGRITEVQQRRWKVETNSRLDSVLLLSSVNLPGGELRRRSAEDELTMREYLQEGDLISAEVQSVFSDGALSLHTRSLKYGKLGQGVLVQLSPSLIKRQKTHFHNLPCGASIILGNNGFVWLYPTPGGLDEEEAGGFYTSLEPVSVSDREVISRLRNCLLALAAHKVLLYDTSVLYCYESSLQHQVKNILKPEVMEEVVMLTQHKLLEQEG; encoded by the exons ATGGCTGCAGACATGAGGCTTCCAACTCTACGGAAAACAGTAGCGTTATCAGAGTCCACCAGTGACCGAAAAAACCTCGTTGTTCCCGGGGATGTCATCACCTCAGACACCGGATTCATGAG GGGTCATGGTACTTATGTTGATGAAGACAAACTGACAGCATCAGTTGCGGGAGAAGTTCAGAGAGTAGACAAACTCATCTGTGTCAGACCTCTCAAAACCAG GTTCAATGGAGAAGTTGGAGATGTTGTGGTTGGTAGAATTACAGAA GTACAGCAGCGACGATGGAAAGTAGAGACCAACTCTCGACTTGATTCTGTCCTGCTTTTGTCTTCTGTGAACCTGCCGGGAGGAGAGTTG aggaGAAGATCTGCAGAAGATGAGCTCACTATGAGAGAATATCTGCAAGAGGGCGACTTGATCAGT GCAGAGGTACAGTCGGTTTTCTCAGATGGAGCCCTTTCTCTTCACACTCGTAGTCTAAAGTATGGAAAG TTGGGTCAAGGAGTCCTGGTGCAGCTTTCTCCATCACTGATCAAGAGGCAGAAAACCCATTTCCACAACCTGCCGTGTGGTGCGTCTATCATCCTGGGAAACAACGGCTTCGTGTGGTTGTATCCCACACCAGGAGGACTGGACGAGGAGGAGGCCGGGGGCTTTTATACCAGTCTCGAG CCTGTCAGCGTGTCAGACCGAGAGGTGATTTCCAGACTCCGAAACTGTCTCCTGGCTTTGGCTGCACACAAGGTCCTTCTGTACGACACCAGCGTGCTCTATTGTTACGAGTCCTCACTACAACACCAG gTTAAGAACATCTTAAAACCAGAGGTGATGGAGGAGGTTGTGATGTTGACGCAGCATAAGCTGTTGGAACAGGAAGGGTAA